Proteins encoded together in one Ipomoea triloba cultivar NCNSP0323 chromosome 4, ASM357664v1 window:
- the LOC116014791 gene encoding putative late blight resistance protein homolog R1B-17: MACVAVNSLVRTIELEFLQPQPRPIVLQKQLIPSNEKLIQNLHQKLGNLIELFDENRMDNIQAIKELETKLRDVAFRVEDEIEFQIVHLYDEEEDLGIADLFGETGYSFKLGCILEEAIRDIDVIHKELSKVKMEYKPRVTAALQARKTTTLAEASTMMAGGGGGGGDSSHHQHASHAQPLHGSSIMVGKNNDFHIVKAMLIQHSSRQLEIVSIQGMGGIGKTILAKLVYKDSSVVSHFDIRAWAVASQYHNKLQMLTNLLESTGRVASGTQEDRLAQQLYQNLMQQRYLVVIDDIWSVEAWDSIKACFPDNGNGCRVLLTTRSAKVATIIGSNNDFSHQIQLLGEGDSWNLFHEMTGKFQGFEFDMIGRQIVEKCKGLPLAIVVAAGLFSKLYTLDEWKNVAEALNSSATTTTIDEECSRILSSSYNHLSHNLKACFLYLSIFPEDAEIDVKEIIKLWVAEGLVKTSKDMSFDAVARRHIQELKDRNLIVLSKPSSCGRKVKTFRMHDLLHSFCVREAKKENLLHVVYESGSKFPQKHFRWVSIQSRRLYKETLYSSLINCRSIFCFSRPHTSSNSKISPLLRVLYNTQCEIAYLVHLRCILSWVAASTIPFRSWNLQTLSVCRIDEMSFLEFPQLQHLRSLGIPMDFPICFHQNLKSIGMLRVDHCTKEFFTSIPYVKKVKIESEGGWNDCINNIAYLHQLQSLFLLSNRHRILIPNNNCIVNLKNLMKLRLLYVSFEGNAINIFSKLPKLEVLLLIQCEWIGGGWELLENESFDKLIYLKIIASNLKRWEASDCHFPNLERLVLHWCEELEMIPAEFAEIQNLKLIELHRCLQSAVDSAKEIQREQHEHGNDNMVVIEEDTIEPLSSSDDELEP, encoded by the exons ATGGCTTGTGTAGCTGTAAACTCTCTTGTGAGAACTATTGAGCTTGAGTTCTTGCAACCTCAACCTCGCCCAATCGTACTACAAAAGCAACTCATCCCTAGCAATGAAAAGTTGATCCAAAATCTCCACCAGAAGCTTGGTAATCTGATAGAGCTGTTCGATGAGAACAGGATGGATAATATCCAAGCTATTAAAGAATTGGAAACTAAGCTCAGAGATGTGGCTTTCCGAGTGGAAGATGAAATTGAATTCCAAATCGTACATCTttatgatgaagaagaagatttggGAATTGCAGATCTTTTTGGGGAAACAGGGTATTCATTCAAACTTGGTTGTATTTTGGAAGAAGCAATAAGAGACATTGATGTCATCCACAAAGAGTTGTCCAAAGTGAAGATGGAGTACAAGCCGCGTGTCACAGCCGCCTTGCAAGCAAGGAAAACAACTACACTTGCCGAAGCTTCTACCATGatggcgggggggggggggggggggggggattccTCCCATCACCAACACGCTTCACACGCCCAGCCCCTGCACGGCAGCAGCATAATGGTGGGGAAAAACAATGACTTCCACATTGTAAAGGCTATGCTAATTCAGCATTCATCAAGGCAACTGGAAATTGTCTCCATTCAAGGTATGGGAGGCATCGGCAAGACAATCTTAGCTAAACTAGTTTATAAAGATTCATCAGTTGTCTCCCACTTTGACATCCGAGCTTGGGCTGTTGCCTCACAATATCATAATAAGTTACAAATGCTCACAAATCTTCTTGAATCAACGGGTCGTGTAGCTAGTGGCACTCAAGAGGATCGGCTAGCACAACAACTGTACCAAAATCTGATGCAGCAAAGGTACTTGGTTGTGATAGATGACATTTGGAGTGTAGAGGCTTGGGATTCCATCAAAGCTTGCTTTCCGGATAATGGAAATGGCTGTCGAGTTTTGTTGACCACTCGCTCTGCAAAGGTGGCTACTATTATAGGCTCTAACAATGACTTTTCACATCAAATACAATTGTTAGGAGAAGGTGATAGTTGGAATCTATTTCATGAAATGACAGGCAAATTTCAGGGTTTTGAATTCGATATGATTGGGAGACAGATTGTTGAGAAATGCAAAGGATTGCCTTTGGCAATTGTTGTTGCtgcaggtttattttccaaactttatACGCTAGACGAGTGGAAGAATGTCGCAGAAGCTCTAAATTCAtctgcaacaacaacaacaattgatGAAGAATGCTCAAGGATACTCTCATCCAGTTACAATCACTTGTCTCACAATTTGAAGgcttgttttttatatttgagcatatttCCAGAAGATGCGGAGATCGATGTTAAAGAAATTATAAAGTTATGGGTTGCTGAAGGGCTTGTAAAGACATCTAAGGATATGAGCTTTGATGCAGTGGCAAGAAGGCACATTCAAGAACTCAAGGATAGGAACCTAATTGTTTTAAGTAAGCCAAGTAGTTGTGGAAGAAAAGTAAAGACATTTAGAATGCATGATTTATTGCATTCTTTTTGTGTGAGGGAAGCTAAAAAGGAGAATCTTCTACATGTTGTCTATGAAAGTGGGTCCAAATTCCCTCAGAAACATTTCCGATGGGTAAGCATCCAATCACGAAGGTTATACAAAGAAACATTATATTCTTCTTTAATAAACTGTCGATCCATCTTCTGCTTTTCTAGACCGCATACAtcttcaaattcaaaaattagccCTCTATTAAGAGTACTCTATAATACTCAGTGTGAGATTGCTTATCTTGTCCATTTGAGATGCATATTGTCATGGGTGGCAGCTTCTACCATTCCATTTCGTAGTTGGAATCTTCAAACACTTTCCGTTTGCCGTATTGATGAAATGAGCTTTTTAGAGTTTCCACAACTACAACATCTCCGTAGTCTCGGAATTCCTATGGATTTTCCCATATGTTTTCATCAAAACTTGAAGAGCATTGGTATGTTGAGAGTTGATCACtgcacaaaagaattttttACCAGTATTCCATACGTAAAGAAGGTAAAGATTGAATCTGAAGGAGGTTGGAATGATTGCATTAATAACATTGCCTATTTACACCAACTCCAGAGTCTGTTTCTTTTAAGTAATAGGCATCGGATTCTGATTCCAAATAACAACTGCAttgttaatttgaaaaatctTATGAAGTTGAGGTTGCTTTATGTGAGCTTTGAGGGGAAcgcaattaatatttttagcaAGTTGCCTAAACTTGAGGTGCTACTGCTAATACAGTGTGAGTGGATCGGTGGAGGGTGGGAACTACTCGAAAATGAGAGTTTTGACAagttaatttatttgaaaattattgcGAGTAATCTTAAGCGTTGGGAAGCAAGTGATTGTCATTTTCCGAATCTTGAGCGTCTAGTCCTTCATTGGTGCGAAGAATTGGAAATGATCCCAGCTGAGTTTGCAGAAATTCAAAACTTGAAGTTAATCGAATTGCATAGATGTCTTCAATCTGCGGTGGATTCTGCCAAGGAAATTCAAAGAGAACAACATGAGCATGGAAATGATAATATGGTTGTCATTGAGGAAGACACAATAGAG CCTCTCTCCAGCTCTGATGATGAACTTGAGCCATAG
- the LOC116015299 gene encoding putative late blight resistance protein homolog R1B-14 yields MEAAVSVVAEAVVNVLAETLTGLLSENFQLISGVDDDVQKLLRSVNGFKSILKEYRKIRTENEIVKQLVKDIMDVVYRSENLIDQYVVDANIHAEKKLTNFVDFGKKKEVAKNIKTILDEIKVIQEKTEYQKVIENSVLPREHAPSVQQKAPKVEEEYVVGFDGEAKTIIQRLRDESSYEVISVLGMAGLGKTTLANKVFKSQEIEYHFMHRVWIYVSQLYKKKDVYLQILKKLQQSNDTDTRVTEEELALKIKQVLGLGKYLIVLDDVWTKEAFEDILHDAFPERAGCKVLVTTRKDEVAMMVNSLGEPHRLKFLEPGESWELLEKKVFKKETCPDDLKPYGEEVAKKCGGLPLAVVIIAGVLSGKPKILSEWRKVANSYDYFFSNEIQKSYEDLIRLSYDDLPDELKCCFLYLGAFPNGNDIPAAKLMQLWIAEGFIEEEGGLNMEGIACENLCGLVSRNLVMATKRKPDGEIKTCRVHDMLLQFCKKEAKGETLFNEINETNDMNQQQGSSCRLLSVHCAFEKFISSTKPKQKHRSLLCFAASNGVQVPPNTIISLRKAFPLLKVLHFAPDDSVTFTTCHKDIFRLFHLRYIAISTTVQILPKEIANLQNVQTLIVRTTRPTLEIKGDIWNMPRLRHFQTNASAKLPSLSASKTKRAPFANENLQTLSKVSPFSCTPAALAKASNIKKLGIRGTLAKLLEIDPTSGSSLFKNLGKLKKLVNLKLINDGEKLQRLPQKYEFPENLRKLTLSKTSLQWKELTVLGTLETLEILKLIERAAEGEYWEPTIGGFLYLQVLHIDRTDLRSWNASNKNFPRLRSLVLSHCEQLEMIPLALADISSLQEIELKHTKKAIKSAQDILKQKQNPTEKSNRRFKLTIYPPLPRDPSQAI; encoded by the exons ATGGAAGCAGCGGTGAGCGTGGTGGCGGAGGCAGTGGTGAATGTGCTAGCGGAGACCTTGACGGGCTTATTGTCCGAGAACTTCCAGCTAATCTCAGGCGTAGACGACGACGTTCAGAAGCTCCTCCGCTCCGTCAATGGCTTCAAGTCTATCCTCAAAGAATACCGGAAAATCAGGACGGAAAACGAAATCGTTAAGCAGCTGGTGAAGGACATCATGGACGTCGTCTACCGATCGGAAAACCTCATCGACCAATACGTCGTCGACGCCAATATCCACGCCGAGAAAAAGCTCACCAATTTTGTCGATTTCGGGAAGAAAAAGGAGGTTGCGAAAAATATCAAAACTATTCTCGATGAGATCAAGGTAATCCAGGAGAAGACGGAGTACCAGAAAGTGATTGAAAATAGCGTCTTGCCCCGAGAACATGCCCCCTCTGTGCAGCAGAAG GCACCCAAAGTGGAAGAAGAGTATGTGGTGGGGTTTGATGGAGAGGCGAAAACAATTATCCAACGTCTTAGGGACGAATCAAGTTATGAAGTTATTTCAGTTTTGGGTATGGCTGGCCTCGGCAAAACCACATTGGCCAACAAGGTATTCAAGTCCCAAGAAATTGAATATCATTTCATGCATCGTGTTTGGATTTATGTTTCTCAATTGTACAAGAAAAAGGATGTCTATCTGCAAATTCTAAAGAAACTACAGCAGAGCAATGATACTGATACCAGAGTGACTGAAGAAGAATTAGCTCTCAAGATTAAACAAGTTCTGGGGCTTGGAAAATATCTCATTGTACTAGATGATGTTTGGACTAAAGAAGCATTCGAAGATATCCTGCATGATGCTTTTCCAGAGAGGGCTGGTTGTAAAGTCTTAGTCACCACTCGGAAAGATGAAGTGGCTATGATGGTAAATTCTTTGGGAGAGCCTCATCGCTTGAAATTTCTAGAGCCCGGAGAAAGTTGGGAGCTACTTGAGAAAAAGGTTTTTAAAAAGGAAACCTGCCCGGATGACTTAAAACCTTATGGAGAAGAAGTAGCAAAAAAATGTGGTGGTCTACCACTAGCAGTAGTGATAATTGCTGGTGTTTTGTCTGGCAAACCAAAAATTCTATCAGAATGGCGTAAAGTGGCCAATAGTTATGATTATTTCTTTAGCAATGAAATACAGAAGAGCTACGAGGACTTAATACGATTGAGTTATGATGATTTGCCAGATGAGTTGAAGTGTTGCTTCCTTTATTTGGGAGCCTTTCCTAATGGCAATGATATCCCTGCTGCAAAACTTATGCAGCTATGGATTGCAGAGGGATTCATTGAGGAAGAAGGAGGATTAAACATGGAAGGCATAGCATGTGAAAATTTGTGTGGTTTGGTGAGTAGGAATCTAGTGATGGCAACAAAAAGAAAGCCAGATGGTGAAATAAAAACTTGTCGCGTCCACGACATGTTGCTCCaattttgcaaaaaagaagCTAAGGGTGAAACTTTATTCAATGAAATTAATGAAACTAATGACATGAATCAACAACAGGGTTCTTCTTGTCGCCTCCTAAGTGTTCACTGCGCTTTTGAGAAGTTCATTTCTTCTACAAAGCCAAAGCAAAAACACCGGTCCTTATTATGTTTTGCGGCCTCAAATGGAGTTCAGGTTCCTCCAAACACCATTATATCACTCCGCAAGGCCTTTCCATTGCTGAAGGTGTTACACTTTGCACCAGATGATTCTGTTACTTTCACTACTTGTCATAAAGACATTTTTCGGTTATTCCATCTCAGGTACATTGCTATCTCCACTACTGTCCAAATTCTCCCTAAAGAGATTGCGAACTTGCAGAATGTGCAGACTCTTATAGTTAGGACAACACGTCCTACTCTTGAAATTAAAGGAGACATATGGAACATGCCAAGGTTAAGGCATTTTCAAACAAACGCTTCTGCCAAGCTTCCTTCGCTTTCTGCTTCGAAAACCAAGAGAGCTCCCTTTGCAAATGAGAACTTGCAAACTCTGTCTAAGGTTTCACCATTTAGCTGCACCCCTGCTGCACTTGCTAAGGCCTCCAATATCAAGAAATTGGGCATCCGGGGGACTTTGGCTAAACTATTGGAGATAGACCCAACTAGTGGATCTAGTTTGTTCAAAAACCTGGGAAAGTTGAAGAAACTGGTGAATCTTAAGCTGATCAATGACGGGGAAAAACTACAGCGCCTTCCTCAGAAATATGAATTTCCAGAGAATCTAAGGAAGCTGACCCTGTCTAAAACTTCCCTCCAATGGAAAGAATTAACTGTATTGGGAACACTAGAGACGCTTGAAATCCTCAAGTTGATTGAGCGTGCAGCGGAAGGAGAGTATTGGGAGCCTACCATTGGCGGTTTTCTTTATCTTCAGGTTTTGCATATTGATAGGACGGATTTGAGGTCCTGGAATGCTTCAAATAAAAACTTCCCAAGACTCAGAAGCCTTGTTCTTAGCCACTGTGAACAACTTGAGATGATTCCACTTGCACTGGCTGATATAAGCAGTCTTCAAGAGATAGAGTTGAAACATACCAAGAAAGCAATCAAGTCTGCACAGGACATACTCAAGCAGAAACAGAACCCAACTGAAAAAAGTAACCGCAGATTCAAGCTCACTATCTACCCTCCTCTGCCTCGGGATCCTTCTCAAGCGATATGA